A window of the Alnus glutinosa chromosome 4, dhAlnGlut1.1, whole genome shotgun sequence genome harbors these coding sequences:
- the LOC133865710 gene encoding wall-associated receptor kinase 2-like, whose product MEAEFIACYEATTQALWLRNFIGGLKIVDSIARPIKIFCDNFAQPLVPYPFGTSEGCYLDPSFLITCNDSSGTPKPFLRSSTIDVLDISLLDGELLVSSLVARACYNESRLTVDYLETELTLSKFVISYTRNKFTVVGCDTYAYINGYFDDLFHGSAVKIYKTVLGAYCDRIDNMVNRSCYGLGCSQTTIPEGLWDFTITVNSYDNHSTIGSFNPCGFALIYSGSRSIQLFLHRSIFYNCRTEYVPVVLDWAVGNETCEYAKGNMTSYACKAEYSECYNSTNGTVLGIVAIASLVFRGTRTSLVVAQILMSAKLAQRAVIVKLKNATTFLGVSIVLV is encoded by the exons ATGGAGGCCGAGTTCATTGCatgctatgaagccactacacaagcattgtggttgagaaacttcatTGGTGGACTAAAGATTGTTGATTCAATAGCAAGACCCATTAAGATTTTTTGCGATAATTTTGCT CAACCCTTAGTCCCTTACCCATTTGGAACAAGTGAGGGCTGTTACCTTGATCCATCTTTTCTCATCACTTGTAACGACTCGTCCGGGACTCCAAAACCATTTCTGCGCAGTAGTACTATAGATGTCCTCGACATATCATTATTGGATGGTGAACTGCTAGTCTCAAGCTTGGTAGCCCGTGCTTGCTACAATGAGTCGAGGCTCACTGTCGACTATCTAGAGACCGAGTTAACATTGTCAAAGTTTGTCATCTCATATACGAGGAACAAGTTCACTGTCGTCGGTTGCGACACTTATGCGTATATTAACGGTTATTTTGACGATTTGTTTCACGGTTCAGCGGTAAAAATATACAAGACTGTACTTGGGGCATACTGCGACCGCATTGACAATATGGTTAACAGGTCTTGCTATGGCCTTGGCTGTTCCCAGACTACCATCCCCGAAGGATTATGGGATTTTACTATTACTGTTAATAGCTACGATAACCACTCCACTATAGGCAGCTTCAACCCATGTGGTTTTGCTTTAATTTATAGTGGAAGCAGAAGCATACAACTTTTCCTCCATAGATCGATCTTCTACAATTGCAGAACAGAGTATGTTCCCGTGGTGCTTGATTGGGCAGTCGGAAATGAGACATGCGAATATGCTAAGGGAAATATGACAAGCTATGCATGTAAGGCGGAGTATAGTGAATGTTACAACTCCACCAACGGTACGGTGCTGGGTATCGTTGCAATTGCTTCCCTGGTTTTCAGGGGAACCCGTACCTCCCTCGTGGTTGCACAG ATATTGATGAGTGCAAAACTCGCCCAGAGAGCTGTGATAGTAAAACTCAAAAATGCAACAACATTCCTGGGGGTTTCTATTGTTCTTGTCTAG
- the LOC133865283 gene encoding wall-associated receptor kinase 2-like, which produces MAFRGMLLQQKFLLGALILAATAASQPNSNCNNTCGNLSIPYPFGTSEGCYLDPSFLITCNDSSGTPKPFLGRNTSNIDVLDISLLDGELRILSFVARDCYNKSGLRVNHRNYQVTLPKFTVSYTRNKFTVVGCDTYAYISGAVQATSGLKNYATGCISLCDRIEIVVNGSCSGIGCCQTSIPEGVRSLNAKVRSFDNHTAVLGFNLCGFGFVVEEEAYNFSISDLTYLRNIVTVPVVLDWAVGNETCEDAQKNMTGYACKAEYSECYNSTNGPGYRCNCSSGFQGNPYLPHGCTDIDECNTRPESCDNITQKCNNFPGSFNCSCLKGYEDDGSGTSCRAKVNQSKVIPIALGISSGFGLLVLLLGGWWFDKMVKKMRRIKQKNKFFKRNGGLLLQQQLASHEVNIENTTLFNSKDLEKATDNFNVNRILGQGGQGTVYKGMLVDGRIVAVKKSKVVDEEKLGEFINEVVNLSQINHRNVVKLIGCCLETEVPLLVYEYIPNGTLFQYINDQTEEFPITWDMRLRIAIEVAGALFYLHSVASTPIYHRDIKSTNILLDDKYRAKVADFGTSRSITVDQTHLTTLVHGTFGYLDPEYFQSSQFTDKSDVYSFGVVLAELLTGEKAISSTRTQEFKSLATYFIQSMEENNLFDIVDSRVLKEGKKEEIIAIANLVKRCLNLNGKKRPTMKEVAKELEAVQMLHKASKLQQNYEELEYDHAEMYKPWDAGATSTMSTLSIDSQPLLSS; this is translated from the exons ATGGCTTTCCGTGGAATGCTTTTGCaacaaaaatttcttcttgGGGCCTTAATTTTAGCAGCAACAGCCGCATCTCAACCCAATTCGAACTGCAACAACACATGTGGAAATCTTAGCATCCCTTACCCATTTGGAACAAGCGAGGGCTGTTACCTTGATCCATCTTTTCTCATCACTTGTAACGACTCGTCCGGGACTCCAAAACCGTTTCTGGGCCGTAATACTAGTAATATAGATGTCCTCGACATATCATTATTGGATGGTGAACTGCGAATCTTATCCTTTGTAGCCCGTGACTGCTACAACAAGTCGGGGCTTCGTGTCAACCACAGAAATTACCAGGTCACATTGCCGAAGTTTACCGTCTCATATACGAGGAACAAGTTCACTGTAGTCGGTTGCGACACTTACGCGTATATTTCAGGGGCAGTTCAAGCTACTTCAGGGCTAAAGAACTACGCGACTGGCTGTATATCACTCTGTGACCGCATTGAGATTGTGGTTAACGGGTCTTGCTCTGGCATTGGCTGTTGCCAGACTTCTATCCCAGAAGGAGTAAGATCTTTGAATGCTAAAGTTCGGAGCTTCGACAATCACACCGCAGTATTAGGCTTTAATCTTTGTGGTTTCGGATTTGTAGTGGAAGAAGAAGCATACAACTTTTCCATCTCAGATCTTACATATTTACGGAATATAGTGACTGTTCCCGTGGTGCTTGATTGGGCAGTCGGAAATGAGACATGCGAAGATGCTCAGAAAAATATGACAGGCTATGCATGTAAGGCGGAGTATAGTGAATGTTACAACTCCACCAACGGTCCTGGGTATCGTTGCAATTGCTCCTCTGGTTTTCAGGGGAACCCATACCTCCCTCATGGTTGCACAG ATATCGATGAGTGCAACACTCGCCCAGAGAGCTGTGATAATATAACTCAAAAATGCAATAACTTTCCTGGGAGTTTCAATTGTTCTTGTCTAAAAGGGTACGAAGACGATGGGAGCGGAACAAGTTGCCGTGCTAAAGTGAACCAATCTAAGGTTATTCCTATTGCGTTGG GTATTAGCAGTGGCTTTGGGCTATTAGTTCTACTTCTTGGTGGATGGTGGTTCGACAAAATGGTAAAGAAAATGAGGAGGATTAAACAGAAGAACAAGTTCTTCAAAAGAAATGGTGGTTTATTGTTACAACAACAATTAGCTTCACATGAAGTTAATATTGAGAACACAACATTATTTAATTCaaaagatttggagaaggccACTGACAATTTTAATGTCAATAGAATACTTGGCCAAGGAGGACAAGGTACGGTTTACAAAGGCATGTTGGTAGATGGAAGAATCGTTGCAGTGAAAAAGTCAAAGGTAGTTGATGAAGAAAAACTTGGAGAATTTATTAATGAAGTTGTCAATCTTTCACAAATTAACCACAGAAATGTGGTTAAGTTAATTGGCTGTTGTTTGGAGACGGAAGTTCCTCTGCTAGTTTACGAATATATTCCTAACGGAACTCTTTTCCAATACATCAATGACCAAACTGAGGAGTTTCCGATAACATGGGATATGCGTTTACGAATTGCAATAGAAGTTGCTGGAGCTCTTTTCTACTTACACTCAGTAGCTTCCACACCCATTTACCATCGGGACATTAAGTCTACAAACATACTTTTAGATGATAAATACAGAGCTAAAGTAGCTGACTTTGGAACTTCAAGATCCATCACTGTTGATCAAACTCACTTAACCACACTAGTGCATGGCACTTTTGGATACTTGGATCCTGAGTATTTCCAGTCAAGTCAGTTTACAGACAAGAGTGATGTTTATAGTTTCGGTGTCGTCCTTGCTGAGTTGTTAACTGGTGAAAAAGCAATCTCTTCAACAAGGACACAAGAATTCAAAAGTTTAGccacatattttattcaatCGATGGAAGAGAACAATTTGTTTGATATTGTTGATAGTCGAGTTTTGAAGGAAGGTAAGAAAGAAGAGATCATTGCAATCGCGAACCTTGTGAAAAGGTGCCTGAACTTAAATGGGAAGAAACGTCCTACAATGAAAGAAGTCGCAAAGGAATTGGAGGCCGTTCAAATGTTGCATAAAGCTTCTAAGCTTCAACAAAATTATGAAGAGCTTGAATATGACCATGCAGAAATGTACAAGCCATGGGATGCTGGTGCCACATCAACAATGTCAACCTTATCTATAGACTCCCAACCATTATTATCTTCTTAA